A single window of Solanum dulcamara chromosome 5, daSolDulc1.2, whole genome shotgun sequence DNA harbors:
- the LOC129889045 gene encoding aladin codes for MLSFPQPGAVTICEINRDLITADELSDDAAKETYGKVLGIIFSPVPFQSENLLSALSSEQGADQRKSGLLWTALQAVSTGSLKHFFHPIDVKLLQDVDFHVLDWHQHKHILAFISGQHQVTIRDYEDSEGGSPCILINDSQKDVRSLSWRPNGGRALAVACKGGICIWAASFPGNTASVRSGVTLGTLSRGSGTKWTLVDFLLSPDHEQITALSWNPNGKYLASASFESSSFIIWDVAQGVGTPIRRGLGGISLLRWSPSGDYFFSAKFDGTFYLWETNTWTSEPWSSTNGFVMGAVWDPDGSRILVAFSESSTLGSIHFATRPPSLDAHLIPVELPEIVSLTGSRGIDKIAWDASGERLALSYRDGDDLYRGLIAIYDVRRSPLISASLVGFIRGPGDNPKPIAFSFHDKFKQGPLLSVCWSSGLCCTYPLIFRSHVLP; via the coding sequence ATGCTGTCATTTCCTCAACCAGGTGCAGTTACCATCTGCGAGATCAATCGAGACCTCATTACTGCAGATGAACTCTCTGATGATGCAGCTAAGGAAACCTATGGCAAGGTTCTTGGAATTATATTCAGTCCAGTTCCTTTTCAATCAGAAAATTTGTTGAGTGCACTGAGCTCTGAACAAGGTGCCGACCAGAGGAAGAGTGGCCTACTTTGGACAGCATTGCAGGCAGTCTCTACTGGTTCGCTGAAGCACTTTTTTCACCCCATTGATGTAAAATTGTTACAAGATGTTGATTTCCATGTCCTTGATTGGCACCAGCACAAACATATATTAGCCTTTATTTCAGGACAACATCAGGTGACAATTCGTGATTATGAAGATTCTGAAGGAGGGAGTCCTTGCATTTTGATCAATGACTCCCAAAAAGATGTTAGAAGTCTGTCATGGCGGCCAAATGGTGGGAGGGCACTTGCTGTGGCCTGCAAGGGTGGAATTTGCATTTGGGCTGCTTCATTTCCAGGCAATACAGCTTCAGTgagatcaggtgtcacattggGTACTCTCTCTAGAGGCTCAGGAACTAAATGGACTCTTGTGGACTTCCTTCTAAGTCCTGATCATGAACAAATTACTGCACTTTCCTGGAACCCAAATGGGAAGTATTTGGCATCAGCTTCATTTGAGAGTTCTTCATTCATCATTTGGGATGTTGCTCAAGGAGTGGGAACACCTATTCGACGTGGCTTAGGGGGCATATCTTTATTGAGATGGTCCCCGTCAGGAGACTATTTCTTCTCTGCGAAATTTGATGGGACATTCTATCTCTGGGAGACTAATACATGGACATCAGAACCATGGTCCTCAACAAATGGTTTTGTCATGGGAGCAGTTTGGGATCCTGATGGTAGCAGAATACTAGTTGCTTTCTCTGAATCTTCAACCTTGGGTTCCATTCACTTTGCAACCAGGCCACCGTCCCTAGATGCACATCTTATACCCGTTGAGTTGCCAGAGATAGTGTCCTTGACTGGCAGTCGAGGAATAGATAAGATAGCATGGGATGCTTCAGGAGAACGTCTAGCCTTGTCTTATCGAGATGGGGATGACTTGTACAGGGGTCTCATAGCAATATACGATGTCAGAAGAAGTCCACTGATTTCAGCATCTTTGGTTGGGTTCATTAGGGGTCCTGGAGATAACCCCAAGCCAATAGCCTTCTCATTTCATGACAAGTTTAAGCAGGGACCGTTGCTTTCTGTGTGTTGGAGTAGTGGACTTTGCTGCACCTATCCCCTCATATTTCGCTCACATGTTCTTCCATAA
- the LOC129889046 gene encoding calcineurin B-like protein 7 isoform X2: MHSLKNFFCLKKTRHLLEAHDTLASETCFTVNDVEALYILYKKLSSSIIDDGLIHKEEFLQALFSCSHRQNLFADRLFDLFDVKRNGIIEFGEFVRSLSIFHPKAPEEDKITFAFKVYDLKNTGYIERDETIQEADLNGDGRIDPKEWKELVTRYPSLIKNMTLPYLEEVTILFPCFVMTSKVRDSELVFGN; the protein is encoded by the exons ATGCATTCTCTGAAGAACTTCTTTTGTTTGAAGAAAACTAGACATCTGCTTGAGGCCCATGATACTCTTGCTTCTGAGACTTGTT TTACTGTGAATGATGTGGAGGCCTTATATATTCTATACAAGAAACTAAGCAGCTCCATAATTGATGATGGTCTTATTCACAAG GAAGAGTTTCTCCAAGCTCTTTTCAGCTGCAGCCATAGGCAAAATCTCTTTGCAGACAGA TTGTTTGACTTATTTGATGTTAAGCGTAATGGAATTATTGAATTTGGAGAATTTGTTCGATCGTTAAGCATATTCCATCCAAAGGCTCCAGAAGAAGATAAAATCACCT TTGCATTTAAAGTGTACGACTTGAAGAACACTGGATACATAGAACGCGATGAG ACTATTCAAGAGGCAGATCTAAATGGCGATGGACGGATTGATCCAAAGGAGTGGAAGGAATTAGTTACAAGATATCCTTCTTTGATAAAGAATATGACCCTCCCATACTTAGA GGAAGTAACTATATTATTTCCATGCTTTGTGATGACAAGTAAAGTTCGGGACTCAGAATTGGTATTTGGAAACTGA
- the LOC129890480 gene encoding uncharacterized protein LOC129890480: MGVNGGGCEKEEGGSRDRNGVGSLVDADLRECVIEVKRISDRMIFIKLVVGRIFVNIVSAYAPHVGLDEEVKRLFWENLNAVVRGIHSTEKIFIGEDFNGHIITTSNGFDDVHEDFGFEERNGGGVSLLEFAKAFELVIANSYFLKRDNQLVTFSSTIARTQIDYLLLQKGDRGLCKDCKLVVLEKQLPRFFGYREESLVVVKEIGGGMEKYKAK, translated from the exons atgggaGTTAATGGAGGTGGGTGTGAAAAAGAGGAGg GAGGCTCAAGAGATAGGAATGGAGTAGGTAGTCTAGTTGACGCGGATCTTAGGGAGTGTGTGATAGAGGTGAAGAGGATCAGTGATAGGATGATCTTTATTAAGCTAGTTGTAGGCAGGATTTTTGTGAACATTGTTAGTGCGTATGCACCCCATGTGGGTTTGGATGAAGAAGTCAAAAGGCTCTTTTGGGAGAATTTGAATGCAGTAGTAAGAGGTATACATAGTACTGAAAAGATTTTCATTGGTGAAGATTTCAATGGTCATATCATTACAACTTCAAATGGTTTTGACGATGTCCATGAAGACTTTGGTTTTGAGGAAAGGAATGGAGGCGGGGTTTCTCTCTTGGAGTTTGCCAAAgcttttgagttggttattgctaATTCGTATTTTTTAAAGAGGGATAATCAATTGGTCACCTTTAGTAGTACAATAGCTAGGACTCAGATTGACTACTTACTCCTCCAAAAGGGTGATAGAGGCCTTTGTAAGGATTGCAAG TTGGTTGTATTAGAAAAGCAGTTACCGAGGTTCTTTGGGTATCGAGAGGAATCTTTGGTGGTCGTTAAggagattggtggtggaatggagaagtacaaAGCAAAGTGA
- the LOC129889046 gene encoding calcineurin B-like protein 7 isoform X1: protein MHSLKNFFCLKKTRHLLEAHDTLASETCFTVNDVEALYILYKKLSSSIIDDGLIHKEEFLQALFSCSHRQNLFADRLFDLFDVKRNGIIEFGEFVRSLSIFHPKAPEEDKITFAFKVYDLKNTGYIERDELKDMVLAILQESKLTLPNDSIEAIVHKTIQEADLNGDGRIDPKEWKELVTRYPSLIKNMTLPYLEEVTILFPCFVMTSKVRDSELVFGN, encoded by the exons ATGCATTCTCTGAAGAACTTCTTTTGTTTGAAGAAAACTAGACATCTGCTTGAGGCCCATGATACTCTTGCTTCTGAGACTTGTT TTACTGTGAATGATGTGGAGGCCTTATATATTCTATACAAGAAACTAAGCAGCTCCATAATTGATGATGGTCTTATTCACAAG GAAGAGTTTCTCCAAGCTCTTTTCAGCTGCAGCCATAGGCAAAATCTCTTTGCAGACAGA TTGTTTGACTTATTTGATGTTAAGCGTAATGGAATTATTGAATTTGGAGAATTTGTTCGATCGTTAAGCATATTCCATCCAAAGGCTCCAGAAGAAGATAAAATCACCT TTGCATTTAAAGTGTACGACTTGAAGAACACTGGATACATAGAACGCGATGAG CTGAAGGATATGGTATTAGCTATTCTCCAAGAATCAAAATTGACACTTCCAAATGATTCCATTGAAGCAATAGTCCACAAG ACTATTCAAGAGGCAGATCTAAATGGCGATGGACGGATTGATCCAAAGGAGTGGAAGGAATTAGTTACAAGATATCCTTCTTTGATAAAGAATATGACCCTCCCATACTTAGA GGAAGTAACTATATTATTTCCATGCTTTGTGATGACAAGTAAAGTTCGGGACTCAGAATTGGTATTTGGAAACTGA